One segment of Primulina tabacum isolate GXHZ01 chromosome 14, ASM2559414v2, whole genome shotgun sequence DNA contains the following:
- the LOC142523823 gene encoding uncharacterized protein LOC142523823, with translation METHMGNMGATIKSLETQIGQLANSLKDQNRGYFPSNTEVNPREQCKAVRLRSGKEIGIPESTEESAEICVEDNDGKGASVGEEKVEEPKKLIEQQPFPKVNLPYPQRFKKKGLDDQFAKFLEIFKKIHINIPFADALEQMPNYAKFSKDVMSKKRKLQEFETVKLTEECNAILERKLPQKLKDQGNFTIPCVIGGSRINRAICDLCASINLMPFSIYRTLELGEVKPSNITLQLADRSLTYPRGIVEDVLVKEDKFIFPADFVILDMEEDQETPLIFGRPFLATGKALIDVHKGELTLRVGRMTKDSLERCLLESVSTVDEDDWDVREELLALNTLPKEKINAQLEELLEDASKEVPTASPALKDLPSHLCYAFLDESSSYPVIISSALTIEEKDKLLRVLREFKSALGWTISDIKGISPTVCMHNILMQESYSPYVDHQRRLNPAMKEVVRAEFLGFTSTNGYSGYNQIVIAPEDQEKTTFTCPYGTFAFRRMPFGLFNAHATFQRCTMAIFFDMVEEIMEVFMDDISVFGSSFYHCFQNLTLVLQRCREKNLVLNWEKCHFMVQEGIVLGHKISARGIEVDRAKVVSIENLPPPKNVKGIRSFLGHAGFYHRYIKDFSKITRPLCNLLEKDSTFIFDDDCSQAFNRIKTALISAPIMIVPDWKEPFELMCDASNYAVGAALRQRRDKMFKAIYYAICTFNAAQQNYTTTEKRDASSGVCIR, from the exons ATGGAGACACACATGGGCAATATGGGTGCCACGATAAAATCCTTGGAAACACAGATTGGGCAACTAGCAAATTCTTTAAAAGATCAGAATAGAGGATACTTCCCAAGCAATACAGAGGTGAACCCTAgggagcaatgcaaagctgtcAGATTGAGGAGTGGCAAGGAAATTGGAATCCCAGAGTCTACTGAAGAGAGTGCAGAGATTTGTGTTGAGGATAATGATGGAAAGGGTGCAAGTGTTGGAGAAGAGAAAGTGGAGGAACCTAAGAAATTGATTGAGCAGCAACCATTTCCAAAGGTAAATCTTCCATATCCACAGAGGTTCAAGAAGAAAGGGTTAGATGATCAGTTTGCGAAGTTCCTggaaatattcaaaaaaataCACATTAACATCCCATTTGCCGATGCATTGGAGCAAATGCCCAATTATGCTAAGTTCAGTAAGGATGTGATGTCCAAGAAGAGgaaacttcaagaatttgagacTGTAAAGCTAACTGAAGAGTGCAATGCCATACTCGAGAGGAAACTACCACAGAAACTCAAAGATCAAGGGAattttactattccttgtgtTATTGGTGGTTCTAGAATAAATAGGGCCATATGTGATTTATGTGCCAGTATTAATTTGATGCCTTTTTCTATTTACAGGACTTTGGAGCTTGGCGAGGTAAAGCCTAGCAATATTACTCTGCAGCTGGCGGACAGATCACTTACATATCCACGAGGGATAGTGGAGGATGTGCTGGTAAAGGAagacaaattcatatttcctgcTGATTTTGTCATTTTAGATATGGAGGAAGACCAGGAAACTCCACTTATCTTTGGAAGGCCGTTCTTAGCCACCGGAAAAGCTTTGATTGATGTGCACAAGGGCGAGCTCACACTGAGAGTAG GTAGGATGACAAAAGACTCTTTGGAGAGATGCTTGTTGGAGTCAGTTTCTACAGTGGATGAAGATGACTGGGATGTGCGAGAGGAGCTACTTGCTCTCAATACGCTACCTAAAGAAAAGATTAATGCCCAACTTGAAGAGTTACTTGAAGATGCAAGTAAAGAGGTACCAACGGCATCCCCTGCATTAAAGGATTTACCGAGTCACTTGTGCTATGCATTCCTAGACGAGAGTTCGTCCTATCCGGTAATCATCTCTTCTGCTCTTACTATTGAAGAAAAGGATAAGTTGTTGAGAGTATTGCGAGAGTTTAAATCTGCTTTGGGATGGacaatttctgatatcaaggggattagCCCTACTGTTTGTATGCATAATATCTTGATGCAGGAGTCCTATTCCCCCTATGTTGATCATCAGAGGAGGCTtaatccagccatgaaagaggtTGTGAGAGCTGAG TTCTTGGGTTTCACCAGcacaa ATGGTTATTCTGGTTACAATCAAATTGTCATAGCAccggaggatcaagagaagactaCATTCACTTGCCCCTACGGTACATTTGCTTTCaggagaatgccatttggtcttTTCAATGCACATGCTACTTTTCAGAGGTGTACGATGGCCATATTTTTTGACATGGTCgaggaaataatggaagtttttatggatgatatatcTGTCTTTGGTTCATCATTTTATCATTGTTTTCAGAATCTAAcgcttgttttgcagagatgtcggGAGAAGAATTTAGTGTTGAATTGGGAGAAATGTCACTTCATGGTGCAAGAAGGTATTGTGCTTGGGCACAAGATTTCAGCCAGAGGGATAGAAGTGGACAGGGCCAAGGTTGTATCAATTGAGAATCTCCCACCGCCGAAGAATGTGAAAGGGATCCGAAGTTTCTTGGGACATGCCGGGTTCTATCATCgttatattaaagatttctcaaaAATTACTAGACCCTTATGTAATTTGTTAGAAAAAGATTCTACATTTATTTTTGACGATGATTGTTCGCAGGCATTTAACAGGATCAAGACAGCACTGATTTCTGCCCCCATTATGATAGTGCCtgattggaaggagccctttgagctCATGTGCGACGCTAGCAACTATGCTGTGGGAGCAGCATTGAGACAAAGACGAGACAAGATGTTCAAAGCTATCTACTATGCAATTTGTACATTTAATGCAGCCCAACAGaattacacaactactgaaaaaAGAGATGCTAGCAGTGGTGTTTGCATTCGATAA